Proteins encoded together in one Numida meleagris isolate 19003 breed g44 Domestic line chromosome 17, NumMel1.0, whole genome shotgun sequence window:
- the PIRT gene encoding phosphoinositide-interacting protein isoform X2: MVSSSDPTAMENPPPSPNESEKSPPSKEMLTSNTASTLCISSRSESVWTSASRSKWDIYHKPVIVVSVGAAVFLFGTVITSLSCLEIKNIEVYKMCGPAFLSMGLMLLVCGLVWIPIIRKKQKQRQKSQFLQSLKSFFFNH, translated from the exons aTG GTCTCCTCCTCAGATCCCACTGCCATGGAAAATCCCCCCCCGAGCCCTAATGAGAGCGAGAAGTCCCCTCCATCCAAGGAGATGCTGACCAGCAACACGGCCAGCACCCTGTGCATCAGCTCTCGCAGCGAGTCTGTCTGGACCAGTGCCTCCAGGAGCAAGTGGGACATCTACCACAAGCCCGTCATTGTCGTGTCTGTCGGAGCAGCTGTCTTCCTCTTTGGGACAGTCATCACCAGCCTGTCGTGCCTCGAAATCAAGAACATCGAGGTGTACAAAATGTGCGGCCCCGCCTTCCTGTCCATGGGACTGATGCTCCTTGTCTGTGGCCTCGTCTGGATCCCCATCATCCgcaagaagcagaagcagagacaGAAGTCACAGTTCCTGCAGAGCCTCAAGTCCTTCTTCTTCAACCACTGA
- the PIRT gene encoding phosphoinositide-interacting protein isoform X1, which yields MHSLMTRWTALSPSSSTSPALLFLFCPPQVSSSDPTAMENPPPSPNESEKSPPSKEMLTSNTASTLCISSRSESVWTSASRSKWDIYHKPVIVVSVGAAVFLFGTVITSLSCLEIKNIEVYKMCGPAFLSMGLMLLVCGLVWIPIIRKKQKQRQKSQFLQSLKSFFFNH from the coding sequence ATGCACTCATTGATGACAAGATGGACAGCACTCAGTCCATCCTCCAGCACaagtcctgctctgctcttcctcttTTGTCCACCCCAGGTCTCCTCCTCAGATCCCACTGCCATGGAAAATCCCCCCCCGAGCCCTAATGAGAGCGAGAAGTCCCCTCCATCCAAGGAGATGCTGACCAGCAACACGGCCAGCACCCTGTGCATCAGCTCTCGCAGCGAGTCTGTCTGGACCAGTGCCTCCAGGAGCAAGTGGGACATCTACCACAAGCCCGTCATTGTCGTGTCTGTCGGAGCAGCTGTCTTCCTCTTTGGGACAGTCATCACCAGCCTGTCGTGCCTCGAAATCAAGAACATCGAGGTGTACAAAATGTGCGGCCCCGCCTTCCTGTCCATGGGACTGATGCTCCTTGTCTGTGGCCTCGTCTGGATCCCCATCATCCgcaagaagcagaagcagagacaGAAGTCACAGTTCCTGCAGAGCCTCAAGTCCTTCTTCTTCAACCACTGA